A stretch of Anaeromyxobacter dehalogenans 2CP-1 DNA encodes these proteins:
- a CDS encoding 2Fe-2S iron-sulfur cluster-binding protein gives MAEEKKPDAAPPKPPGPPAPPPPKNPGFVTAIVDGKEVVVKPGTTVIEAAKAVGIDIPYYCYHKRLSIAANCRMCLVEMSNAPGGKLMPACQMPVAEGVTVKTDTPRVKDQQRATLEFLLLNHPVDCSICDQAGECKLQDYYMAYDRQPSRLDVPKVVKGKRVELGPTVTLDQERCILCTRCVRFMREVAENPQLGVAQRGNESFITTFPGQPLDDKYAGNVVDICPVGALTSTDFRFRGRVWFMSSARSVCTGCARGCNTFLDYLNDVTYRYRPRENDAVNQEWMCDDGRTSYKYLNAGRVLVAREGRGANAQPLARKVAPRRAAEVLLPHVAAGSLAVLLSPVASLEDLLVACKVAKEGLKVAEVYAGGRADGWQDDFLKRADENPNRKGLELAAAAYGLAVRPFADLVAAAGAGKVKALWAVGTEVPDAKGAEKLGALEVVAQSYGDTALAQHATVLLPASPHSEMDGTFVNFEGRAQRFEMAYFPKGESRPHWALAAEVGAALGLPLAFASGREVFAALGPQLGGALGDFAWDSLPSTGKRLGIVPLAAGTVDGRLPGNRDRVPSETTEDYRRAMSRTS, from the coding sequence ATGGCCGAAGAGAAGAAGCCCGACGCCGCGCCGCCCAAGCCGCCCGGCCCCCCGGCCCCGCCGCCGCCGAAGAACCCCGGGTTCGTCACCGCGATCGTGGACGGGAAGGAAGTCGTGGTGAAGCCCGGCACGACCGTCATCGAGGCGGCGAAGGCGGTCGGGATCGACATCCCGTACTACTGCTACCACAAGCGCCTCAGCATCGCGGCGAACTGCCGGATGTGCCTGGTGGAGATGTCGAACGCGCCCGGCGGCAAGCTGATGCCGGCCTGCCAGATGCCGGTGGCCGAGGGCGTGACGGTGAAGACCGACACGCCGCGCGTGAAGGACCAGCAGCGCGCCACGCTCGAGTTCCTGCTGCTCAACCACCCGGTCGACTGCTCCATCTGCGACCAGGCCGGCGAGTGCAAGCTGCAGGACTACTACATGGCCTACGACCGGCAGCCCTCGCGGCTGGACGTGCCGAAGGTCGTGAAGGGCAAGCGCGTCGAGCTCGGGCCCACCGTGACCCTGGACCAGGAGCGCTGCATCCTCTGCACGCGCTGCGTCCGGTTCATGCGCGAGGTGGCCGAGAACCCGCAGCTCGGCGTCGCCCAGCGCGGCAACGAGAGCTTCATCACCACCTTCCCCGGCCAGCCGCTCGACGACAAGTACGCCGGCAACGTGGTGGACATCTGCCCGGTCGGCGCGCTCACCTCGACCGACTTCCGGTTCCGCGGCCGCGTCTGGTTCATGAGCTCGGCCCGCTCGGTCTGCACCGGCTGCGCGCGCGGCTGCAACACCTTCCTCGACTACCTGAACGACGTCACCTACCGCTACCGCCCGCGGGAGAACGACGCCGTGAACCAGGAGTGGATGTGCGACGACGGCCGCACGTCCTACAAGTACCTGAACGCCGGCCGCGTGCTGGTGGCGCGCGAGGGCCGGGGCGCGAACGCGCAGCCGCTCGCCCGCAAGGTCGCGCCGCGCCGCGCCGCCGAGGTGCTGCTGCCGCACGTCGCGGCGGGCTCGCTGGCGGTGCTGCTCTCGCCGGTCGCGTCGCTCGAGGACCTCCTGGTGGCCTGCAAGGTCGCGAAGGAGGGGCTGAAGGTCGCCGAGGTCTACGCCGGCGGCCGCGCCGACGGCTGGCAGGACGACTTCCTGAAGCGCGCCGACGAGAACCCCAACCGCAAGGGGCTCGAGCTCGCCGCGGCCGCCTACGGCCTCGCGGTCCGGCCGTTCGCGGACCTGGTCGCCGCGGCCGGCGCCGGCAAGGTGAAGGCGCTCTGGGCGGTCGGCACCGAGGTGCCGGACGCGAAGGGCGCCGAGAAGCTCGGCGCGCTCGAGGTCGTGGCGCAGTCGTACGGCGACACGGCGCTCGCGCAGCACGCCACGGTGCTCCTGCCGGCGTCGCCGCACTCGGAGATGGACGGCACGTTCGTCAACTTCGAGGGGCGCGCGCAGCGCTTCGAGATGGCGTACTTCCCGAAGGGCGAGTCGCGGCCGCACTGGGCGCTCGCCGCCGAGGTCGGGGCGGCGCTGGGGTTGCCGCTCGCGTTCGCGAGCGGCCGCGAGGTGTTCGCGGCGCTCGGGCCGCAGCTCGGGGGCGCGCTGGGCGACTTCGCCTGGGACTCGCTGCCGTCCACCGGCAAGCGGCTCGGGATCGTCCCGCTCGCCGCCGGCACCGTCGATGGCCGCCTGCCGGGCAACCGCGACCGCGTGCCGTCCGAGACCACCGAGGATTACCGCCGCGCGATGTCGCGCACGTCGTAG